The DNA region CGTTCGAGAACCTCGATCCCCTGATGGGTGTGCCGATCGTCGACCTGAGTGCGGCGGCACTGACCGCCAAGCTGGTGGCGCGACGCCGCGGCGGCTACTGCTACGAACACAACAACCTGCTGGCCGAGGTGCTGACCGAGCTCGGCTACCACGTCGAACGGCTGGCGGCCCGAGTGGTGTGGATGAGCCCGGAAGGGGTCGACGGGCCGCCGCGCCCGCAGACCCACCAGGGGCTCGCGGTGACCATTCCCGGCTCGCCGCAGCACTACCTGGTCGACGTCGGCTTCGGCGGGCAGACTCCGACGGCGCCCATCCCGATGGTTCCCGACGCGGTCCAGCAGACCTCCCACGAACCGTTCCGGCTGCGCGAGCACGGCGCCGACCTCGTGCTGGAGACGCTGATCGGGCAGCGCTGGCGACCGCTGTACATCATGGGGCTGCAGCCGCGTCCGCTGATCGATCTGCAGGTGGGCAGCTGGTACGTCTCGACCTACCCGGAGTCGAATTTCGTCGTCGGGCTCACCGCGGCGCTGGTGACCGACGACGCCCGCTGGAACCTGCGCGGCCGCAACCTCGCCATCCACGCCGACGGCGGCACCGAACGGGT from Mycolicibacter sp. MU0083 includes:
- a CDS encoding arylamine N-acetyltransferase family protein — translated: MDLQAYFDRIDHRGGTEPTRETLAALVAAHVRHIPFENLDPLMGVPIVDLSAAALTAKLVARRRGGYCYEHNNLLAEVLTELGYHVERLAARVVWMSPEGVDGPPRPQTHQGLAVTIPGSPQHYLVDVGFGGQTPTAPIPMVPDAVQQTSHEPFRLREHGADLVLETLIGQRWRPLYIMGLQPRPLIDLQVGSWYVSTYPESNFVVGLTAALVTDDARWNLRGRNLAIHADGGTERVRFDDAAQVCAELTGRFGIDLSGLGDVEAKVATVLDT